The genomic stretch atttgggttgctagtttcaatactgaaatccagttagtttgaatctaaaatgttgctctctgatctgaatggtcactacgagaatcaaaaaaacatgtgtcctcaaTCTGGAAGTTAAGGCTCTGGTAACCCAGGATTAGTTGTGACTGTAGTAGCCTTGAGCACAAGTTCCATATGGTTTCTTTTATTGAACCCAAACTGTTTCATTTTGAGTTTGTGTCAAATTCTGTAAATGTGCAGCTTTCTGGTTAAAAACGTGCATGATGCCTCCAGTGGCCAATGCCATTTCTAggagttggtgacatcacacagaactgccctgattacagacaGGCGCTTctcattacaaacacctggctacaggagcagagtttgaagtgtgaacACCTGTTTGACCAATTACACCTCATATGTTCAGACCCAACTCCACCTCCCCCTCAgtcctccctttagtcctccaggtactgcccagttcaGCAGCTCTCTTTGAAATGTGGTGGTGGGTGGAGTTAGGGGTATAGgtgtttagtccaactttagttttttaatgaacaaaaaataattactgtCTTTTCTCATTAAGTTTTCATTAGCAAAAAGGTACTGGACATGTAAGTAAATAACGTCTATCAATAAACAAAAGACactagaacaagtataaaaattTAATCAGTAAAAAGTCCCATTGCATGTAAACATTTTTACACCAAAAGCAATTCTCTTTGTATTtggcagcaaaagaaaaatgtgttaaaaatggaaaaaatcacAATGTATAAATGCCGTAGTAATAACTAGATATGGAGTAGATTTGAtgccaaaataatttaaaggtacagcaTACAGTAACAGCCACTGTTTTCTTATgctaataaaataaagtctaactaaaaaaatataaacattttgtaACCATGGCAATGTTTTGGTAACGTTGATTGatgaatgtaacaaaataccAGAGGTGGGCCTTTACTAGTAACTACTAGTAATTGTACCTTTCAGAGAATTTTTCTAGCAGCAAACTTTTacaaaaactttatgttgacaaaataaaattattcgaacatttgtgtttcttgcacctctcagatgtaatgtattttttcatattttttgtcggtcttaataaataaataaaatcacaatctgACAGTTACTTGTTACTCTTTAAATCACTCTCACTtaaatagtacttttcccaaatactttctTACTGAATACCTTCTTGGCccactattttgtacttctacttgagtacttattttgaagtaacgttactcttacttgagtacaatttttggctactctacccacctctgcagaaTACAGTACATTTATCCAGCTGCCTCTTGTTTGGCCTTGGTCATAGAACAGCTACAGCAATGCCGTGGTCAGGTGTGTCAGGTGGTAGCAGCTGGTGTGTGGATCCCCCTGGAGGCCCCTGGTCTGTGTGGGGCCCTTGGTCTGTGGGGCAGCCCTGGAACTCTCTGTCAGAGCCTCCCTCGGTCAGAGCACTGTAGGTGGGCACCACGTTGAACATGACAAAGCCCACGATGATGATGACGAAGGACACAATGTACAGGGCAGAGaactgaacagagagagaaagaggtgtcCTGATACTGACTAAAGGATCCTATAGTCAGGTAAAATGCATATTAAGAGGAAGTCAAACACATATTGAGATGTCAGAGGGCAACATAACTAGTATCAAAGGTGGTTAgttctcagttacatttacttcagtaacttcCTAAACAAACTTAGTAACAGTGCTTTTACTTAGGTAAAAGTTTTGGtcactcttcccactgtgagtacgtctacaagtgacaaaagctttatgttgacactatgaaattatttgaacattggtgtttcttgcactgctctttCAGATAGGATTTAGTTTATCTCATTTGTGTCtatactttgaaaataccagattttgtgcattattcaatattttgttcttcaaatttcattaacttcaaattataaatcagatgttacatcccAACAGGTACCCTTACTTAAATAGTTACTCTTAATTGAATGgtatttttcccaaatacttttttactcttactggTATAATTTCTTGTGTCACTGCTTTGTACCTCTACTTGGGTAataatattttacaatttttggctactctacccacctctgactaGTATGAGTGATGGGACAAATATAGCAACATAATGGGCCTGGTTGAGTCaattaaatgacaaaatatccTATAGGGCCAGGCTACGTCTGGTTCCTGTATCTTCTAGACACACAACATAATCAGTTTCagcattctgctaatgaaactactgtacattgtatcaggtttgtcaagttgtagtgaattgttttgtatcatgcttttgtatatttatgggaaaTAGAAATGTGGGAGTACGGGTGAAAGTAGGCTTGTGGACTGAGTCTTGTACAGGtccgtactgctaactgtaaggaggctTCGAATAGTGCGGGAGAGATGGCTCACTGACCGTGTAGTGGAAGAGGAAGAGTCCACAGAAGAGGCTGAAGAGGTCGGCGGTGAGCAAGGACAGGTTGACCGCTGTGGCACTGGTCAGCTTTACCACCACAGGCATGAAGCTGTACAGAGCAAACATGCAAAGGGCATACAGCCCGAACAGGAGCACTGTACACACAGGGCACAGGGGGGACACATGAACACGTGTAGGAAAGGGATAAGCCAGTTTATCTTAAGTTGAAGTAATGATCACAAATAAaattttcactttaaaataataccaaaatgtatttatctgggatataaaGTAGCttgttaaatgtttgtgtaaacatacagccatataATTCTTCTGTTTCCACAGCTCCTcatgagtctgttcaaaaagaccaATTTGTTTGGAGAACACGATTggcacttttattttttgttttgttttgtaaagatgTCAATATATGTTGGAAAACTGTACATTCTTATTTTaactaaaatggtaaaaaaaaaataatgtagttTTTCCCCCAGTTATCTTTTTAATTAACGTCTTTTCAAACTTACTAAACTGGTCCCTTTGTAATAAAAAGATAATACTGGCAGGTTTATCAGCAGCCAAAAAACTGCTGGCACTTTGCTGGCAAGCATCCAACAATTTGACTCCTTGTCACTGGATCAATACCTTTCATTATATAATTAACATGGAACTATCAGTAGCTAAAATGTTTGGGGCCAAAAGGAAACTATCTCATTATGGAGTAAAACCTTATAAGAACTGGATAATCTCAAATAAGCAAAGTTCAACAAGTTATAATAAGTGGACGAGTAAGCAAATATGTATATgagtttgtatttatgtattatttatttatatattttgtaagtgtttgtatgtgtgcaggcacacaaacaaacaaacatgtatgTTTTGATATATGGAGTCCAGGGAAGGAGGGTAGGATGTCACCATGAGCTCAGGATTGTTTTTTGGGGTGGGGGggtactttattattattattattatttttgttatcttTACTTTGTTATtatacaaacaattaaaaaaatgtccACAAAAAAAGAGACCAATTTGATGAACTGAGGATAATCTACAAATGAGACATACTTTGTAAACTTTGTAACACATTGGTGCATTAGGAGTAGCCTACTTTTTTAAGTGCACATGCAAATTACCAATGTGCTGCTCATATTGGGCcgttaatacatttaaaatcattcaaTAGTGTCTTGAATTCTGAGTTTGGGCTTCATGCATTGAAAACACTTAGATGcctataatgaaaaatataagcCTATGTGCATCTTCTAACATTAGAgaattcattaaaatcacaattctgACTCCACATGAATAAATATTCATCTAGAGTTTAAACTAAGCCTGGACTTTGATGACTGAGTTGACCGAGTGTCACATAAACCAAATGACTAAGTCAGACTTGTTATTTGCTTGGACAGTAAGCCAGCTTTCTGAAACAGCCCTCTGTACATGCAATCCAATGCAACACATTAGACTTACCAATGTGGAGGTTCCATGTGACAGCTGCCACTGCTCCAGTCTCTAGTGCAGCTCTGTTAGACATaagataacataacataacatataacataacatatcaTATAACATAGCATAACATatgacataacataacataacatatttacactcATTGCTTTAGTAAATCAAAGATGCAAGGCTAATTGAAACATATACTGAATTTGGCTATGCGACATGCAATATACAGAAAtcatcacatttttctatatacCATGTTTTTACTTGCAGGTCTAAAGGCAGGTGAAGAATCTTGCCAAAGAACACATTGGCAGTATGCATTGAAAAGTGTAGGAGTGGAAGCACTAATCTTTTGGAAGGTGAACAAGacacatgtatgtatgtacgtacatatgtatatatagtTTCTGGATTCCCATTAagacagtggctgagtggttagCACGCTTGCCTTTCAGCAAGATGCACAGTAATATGGCTTCTTCCCAGGGTCCACACCAAAGTACATATGTGAGACTGTAAAGAATACAGAATGCGACACAGTGAGATCAGAGGGGAACTTACAGCTGAATGCCGCTAATGACGGTCCCGAAGAGCCCCATCATCCCTAGGAACTCCACCGTGCTGAGGGTCTTCACCGTGTGCTCCTGACACACGTTTGACACTGCGTACAGAGCCGCGCTGAGCAGCACCAGGCCATCTCCCAGCAGCACGTCTTCAGCTGTACAGTACACTCACATGTATCAATACAGTCATCAATACAATGACCCTAACACAGAACATAGGCTGTAAACAGGAAACATAGGTAATACAGAGCCAAACTGAGCACCACCAGGCCATCCACCAACACGTTATATATAGGCTCAGTACACTCAGATATACCAGTGTGGTCATCAAAGTTTCAAtcctgaaatccagttggtttaaacccaaaattctctctgatctgaatcctcacaaCCTGATCCCCAGCACCTACAGCCGATCATTAACttgtgctagtgcagcctctgcggctaagtgagtgaattctggaggttctgagctttcacatgaggcatggcctgtctatatactgagaatgaggaaaaatgtatgtgtcctctatctgcaggttaaggcactgctAACAGGTTCAGTAGTGATTGTAATAGCCTACAATAAGAGCGTAGGATACATACAGTTACTTAAAACTCATTACAATTATTGCTCTTACTTGATCCTTGGTCCCTTCCAGCCAGTATGTCGGCCCCCACCATGGCCCCCACCCCTAACAGACACACCAGCACCGCGACAAAGTGCACAGGCCTGTAGCGCGTCTTCAGGAGGAACCAAGAGAGCAGCATGAGCACAGGGATCACAAAGCAGTCCAAGAGCTACAACCACAAGCAGTACCATTAGTGACAATGGAGACATATTAGGCTTTATGCAGGGGCATTTGCAATCATAGTTCaggtttaaaggaactgtacctgtttttttttttatgcaaaatgtgtcttgcctctgtacagatatattgtataagcagctcttgaggtcaaaatatgtctgctgtgtactggctgtatctaattataagttagttttattgtcagataattaggaagtgcgctgttagaatgctagtcgttgttagcattaccgtgacaacaaactccactctggcttcCGAAAGAAAAATTGTGTATAatctcattgcagtgaataattacaatgctcGCAATGCttaaggtaagagaggaatacCTTTTGACCACTATTTATCCATTTTAACCTATAGCAACGTCCACAAATTGAAGCAGAGTTAGCTTTACCTGGATACTGGTTAGAGTAGTGAACTGGTAGGCTTTGACCACAGTGTAGTTGGCCTCCACATCAGCCAGCCCCATCACCAAGTACTTCCACCAGTTAGATCTTAACACATGGAACAGGTTTTTGTCACCTAAAAAGAGAATATTTAATGGAACCCAGGTTAAACACATCTAAACTGTAAAAATGATGTTTtcctgttattgctttgctatgAATGCACCATCTATTCGCATGTGTAGGGCTGTttaagacatgtcctgccaatcgattagttgactaaaaagggggcgtggcaaaagctctcaaaactatgacATAACTCTAcgtatctgaccaaaactgcactcacaagactacacctgcatgggagttcatggaaaaacaactatttaagcagaaaaagtactagggaacaatgttttaatataaagacagattcaaTTTGTGAATAATGAGTTTAATCTACCTTTTTTACGcataaataaccaaaaataccatatctgctgttgtcccataaaTCATTATAATCTTAATAAAATGATCAGTCAACTAATAAAAAATTTGGTCTCCATCAAGCTATTAATTGACTAAACGCctaaaggcctacagccctaGAAGATAACCAGACTTAAATGCACCCATCGCTAAAGAAGTCGTGATGTAGGCTGGGAGCAGATGTACCTCTGCGTGTCCCGAGGAACGTGGTGTAGACCAGCAGCAGTAATGTGTAGTTGAGGAAGCTCTGAAGCATGGGAGTTTCCACCTTCTCATCGGCCAAGTACTGACAACTCACCGCAGTGCCACAAATGAGCAGAGACAGCACCTGGCCCATGGCAATGGTCTTCAGCAGCCGCCTGGgcaaaacaagcacaaagtgTCATAAGGGAATTATCAGCTCCAGATTCAAACTAGATAGttagtggttagtggctttgagatggagatgtacagcagattggggtcctgagctgctcttgcaaTGGTGTTGGTTCCATCTCTTATGGaatggctgtttttttttttccagtataaCGCTCACTACAGTCTTCACTaaactgaatggagtagaccagattcctttgtttatggcttttgtcttttgggtgaaccagtttctgtctgaTAGGTATTTGTGGGATTAAAATACACCGGGATCTCATGCTGTCTGAAAGTCCTCTAAAGCTTTGCAGACACACCAGTTGTGTatggaatagttacaccttttcttCTAAGTTCTAATTCTCTGTTGCCCTGTTTTTAGCTGTCTTAGATCTATTAAAggtccattttggatatccacaagcagacaGGGCTTTCTGCATGTGTTGTTCTTCTTTGTTCttctttcacttttccctctgtgcttGGAGGAACAATTTGAGCCCTGTGTTGTAATGTTGGAACAACTCTGAGTTAAACGCCAAACCCTGGGGTTAGGTTGTTTTTGGAGTTGTACAAACTTCTTTAGATGATGTTCTTTGGTTTCCTTGTGTTGTTTCAACTGATCTGTGGCTATAAAGTTGTTGAAATATTTCTTCTGGGACTAAAGCCGCTATCCTGTAATGTCCTGTGCCCTGGTTCTGGTGCCTTCCTCTGTAATACCTTGGGTATTAACTGTTCTGTTTTTCCTATAATCTGCTAATTTCTTAGCATTATCTTCCAGGAATGCCAAAAACAACCGGATTGGAGAGACAAGGTGAATGGGGATGAATCCAGTCAAACTGTGAGCAAGGAATGCTGGTTGAAAAACCTTTCTGACTGTGAGATCacccagacagagaaagaggtatTTTCCAAAGGACTGAACTTCTCTGTAGCATCTAACCAGATTTCAGACACCACAACCTACTAATTAATAACACAAGACCCCACCAGTGGGTACAAAAAGATCATAGACTGCTTATAGTATATAcctggaga from Periophthalmus magnuspinnatus isolate fPerMag1 chromosome 14, fPerMag1.2.pri, whole genome shotgun sequence encodes the following:
- the slc35f2 gene encoding solute carrier family 35 member F2, with the translated sequence MEGPMEHRLCGKCTLDWGLHNYKMRDIFTWRLLKTIAMGQVLSLLICGTAVSCQYLADEKVETPMLQSFLNYTLLLLVYTTFLGTRRGDKNLFHVLRSNWWKYLVMGLADVEANYTVVKAYQFTTLTSIQLLDCFVIPVLMLLSWFLLKTRYRPVHFVAVLVCLLGVGAMVGADILAGRDQGSTEDVLLGDGLVLLSAALYAVSNVCQEHTVKTLSTVEFLGMMGLFGTVISGIQLAALETGAVAAVTWNLHIVLLFGLYALCMFALYSFMPVVVKLTSATAVNLSLLTADLFSLFCGLFLFHYTFSALYIVSFVIIIVGFVMFNVVPTYSALTEGGSDREFQGCPTDQGPHTDQGPPGGSTHQLLPPDTPDHGIAVAVL